In Mesotoga sp. Brook.08.105.5.1, the genomic stretch TCAGCAACCAGATCGCTGCTGAGACCACAGAAGAGAGAACGGCCGGAGAGTAGAACGCCATTTGGAAGAATTTCTGAAATCTTCGCCTTGACATTATCAAAACTGCAAGAAGAAGACTGAATACAACAATGGGAATGAATGTGCCTAAAGTGAAAATGAATGTTGCTTTCACCGAGTTCCAGAAGTCTGGGGATTTCAGCAGGTACTCGTAATTTGAAAAACCGATAAATGTTGGTGGACGAAGATCAAGTAGTCTCTTTCTGAAGAGGCTCGTATAAAAAGCATTTATGATAGGGTAGAACGAAAAAACAGCAAAGAAAGCCAGCGATGGTAAAACAAAGAACCAGCCCCACCTTGCCTTTTTGTGCTCTATACCCCGATTGAAGATATGTCTCAAAGGTAAGGCTCACCCCTTTCGATATTAACATGCCCGCCTTTCGGCGGGCGAATTGTCTAGTATTGATCGTCCAAGACTTCTTGAACCTTTCTGCGAAGAGTGTTGAGTGCGTTTTGGGAACTTGTCCCGCTTAGCATAACGGACTCAACAGCTTCCTTAATCAACGACTGGATCTTCGCAGAGCTTTCGGAGAAGTAAACGACAGTTGACTTTTCAAGGTCTGAGATGAAGACATCTGAGTACGGATAGTTCTTGAAAGTCTCTGATTCGAGAAGCTCGTTTGTTGGAATTATTATCGCTACCTTTTCAAGGTATTCCTCTGCGTGGCTTAGCATGTATGATATGAACTTCCACGCCATTTCCTGGTTCTCCTTCGGTTTCTGGGAGTTAACCATGTAGTAATGTCCATAGTAGTGAGCCGGAACGTGATTCACAGCGTTTTCAAATTGTGGGAAGGGGACAACCATGAATTCGCCGCTTTCATAGAACTCAGGATTGTCTGCCTTTATTCTAGCTATCTGATAAAGCCCTGATGTACACATTCCAATGTCGTTGTTGTCCATATTGAAAAGACTTCTGGCGTTTTTATACGTGGGCGACCCGAGATTTTGCCCATTTGGGCCCCAGGCGGCCATATAATCGAGGAAATTGAGCCAAGCTTCATCGTTAATGATTGCAGTCTTCCCATCGTCACTTACAAGTTTTCCTCCCATCTGTTCAACCAGAGGCATGAATGCAACGAGATAATACGGATATCTGAAGTCGAAACCTCGGCGGGTGATAATCTCACCCTCTCTTATCGTTAGTTTCTCGGAGACATCCATCATCTCTTCCCAAGTCTTAGGATAGTCGACCTCGGGGTCGAGACCAGCATCTCTGAAGACTTTCTTGTTCAGGAATATGCACCAGTTGGTTATTTCGAGAGGCAGCCCGTATATCTCGCCCTCATATGTTACTGGAGCGAGAGTTCCAGGTAGATACGATGCTAAAAGACCTTCTTTACCTGTGTAACCAGCTGCTTCATAATTTACTGGAGCCACTCTACCATTAACAATATAGGCGAACTCATCTTCTACTGACATATTGAAGATGTCTGGGCCCTGGTTGGCTGCGAACGCGGTCAGAATGAGTTCCTGGATTTTCGTCGAAGATTGGGTAACCCTTTTAATAACTACATTGGGGTACATCTCTTGAAATTCCTGGATGAAACGTTCTTCAAGTGGAGTTCTGTTCGGATCTTCATGAGTCCAGAACTCC encodes the following:
- a CDS encoding extracellular solute-binding protein, whose translation is MNRRFLFVLILSFLLTMSALIANKIVLEFWTHEDPNRTPLEERFIQEFQEMYPNVVIKRVTQSSTKIQELILTAFAANQGPDIFNMSVEDEFAYIVNGRVAPVNYEAAGYTGKEGLLASYLPGTLAPVTYEGEIYGLPLEITNWCIFLNKKVFRDAGLDPEVDYPKTWEEMMDVSEKLTIREGEIITRRGFDFRYPYYLVAFMPLVEQMGGKLVSDDGKTAIINDEAWLNFLDYMAAWGPNGQNLGSPTYKNARSLFNMDNNDIGMCTSGLYQIARIKADNPEFYESGEFMVVPFPQFENAVNHVPAHYYGHYYMVNSQKPKENQEMAWKFISYMLSHAEEYLEKVAIIIPTNELLESETFKNYPYSDVFISDLEKSTVVYFSESSAKIQSLIKEAVESVMLSGTSSQNALNTLRRKVQEVLDDQY